The proteins below come from a single Felis catus isolate Fca126 chromosome A1, F.catus_Fca126_mat1.0, whole genome shotgun sequence genomic window:
- the TMEM174 gene encoding transmembrane protein 174, producing the protein MEQGGSRLDDFPLNVFSVTPYTPSTADIQVSDDDKAGATLLFSGIFLGLVGITFTIMGWIKYQGVSHFEWTQLLGPILLSVGVTFILIAVCKFKMLSCQVCKESEERALDSEQTAGGQSFVFTGINQPITFHGATVVQYIPPPYGSQEPLGINAAYLQPVVNPCGLIPPGGVVTATPSPPQYYTIYPPDNATFIGEQDYSSIVAGGNDRSGPDADQLEETQLGEEDSTCFSPPPYEEIYSLPR; encoded by the exons ATGGAGCAGGGCGGCAGCCGCTTGGACGACTTCCCTCTCAACGTGTTTTCGGTCACTCCTTACACACCCAGTACCGCTGACATCCAGGTGTCCGATGATGACAAGGCAGGGGCCACCTTGCTCTTCTCAGGCATCTTCCTGGGACTAGTGGGGATCACGTTCACCATCATGGGCTGGATCAAATACCAAGGTGTCTCTCACTTTGAATGGACCCAGCTCCTTGGGCCCATCCTGCTATCGGTCGGAGTGACATTCATCCTGATTGCTGTGTGCAAGTTCAAAATGCTCTCCTGCCAGGTGTGCAAAGAAAGTGAGGAAAGGGCTCTGGATTCGGAGCAGACGGCGGGAGGACAATCATTTGTTTTCACTGGTATCAACCAGCCCATCACCTTCCATGGGGCCACTGTGGTGCAATATATCCCTCCTCCCTATGGCTCTCAAGAGCCCCTTGGGATCAACGCCGCCTACCTGCAGCCAGTGGTGAACCCCTGTGGTCTCATACCACCTGGAGGGGTGGTGACGGCCACGCCAAGTCCTCCTCAGTACTACACCATCTACCCTCCAGACAACGCCACGTTTATTGGAGAGCAAGACTACTCTTCGATCGTGGCTGGTGGAAATGACAG GTCCGGCCCTGATGCTGACCAGCTGGAAGAGACACAGCTGGGAGAAGAGGACTCCacctgcttctctcctcctccctatGAGGAAATATACTCCCTTCCTCGCTAG